The Sphaerospermopsis torques-reginae ITEP-024 genome has a window encoding:
- a CDS encoding TIGR03643 family protein, with the protein MKLPDLDPETIDRIIEMAWEDRTPFEAIETQFGLLEKQVIALMRREMKSSSFQMWRERVTQRKTKHLQKRDFIAGRFKSQNQKT; encoded by the coding sequence ATGAAATTACCTGACTTAGACCCTGAAACTATAGATCGTATTATCGAAATGGCCTGGGAAGATAGAACCCCATTTGAAGCAATAGAAACACAATTTGGACTTTTAGAAAAGCAGGTAATAGCCTTGATGAGAAGAGAAATGAAATCTTCTAGTTTCCAGATGTGGAGAGAAAGAGTTACTCAACGCAAAACCAAACATCTGCAAAAGCGAGATTTTATTGCAGGTAGGTTTAAATCCCAAAATCAGAAAACGTAA